In Anaerobacillus isosaccharinicus, one genomic interval encodes:
- a CDS encoding ABC transporter permease, with the protein MNSIQELWGKRVKEYWNMAIRYLRLIGNSGFLFAIYIAIIAGSYYYSELLKWLPELFPATSFLAVVTALLLTRSRLRSFIKEGDLVFLSPIEGKLAAYFRASYYYSLILQSFVIVLVVVLLTPLYRHFILDDGKSILFVLVILIISKAWNLLAQWEESRLLFTSGRFNHMLGRFLINVTLTYLLFAGATIYFLIAIFLIKGLLLFFYYQHLKRQHSLKWEFLIETEERMVMSFYRIANMFTDVPKLSTKVSRRKPWSLIPNLLSLDQKSTFKYLYLKSFTRANDYFGVYVRLLLIGIVFVFYVQFDFGKVFISILFLYMSALQLSTLWNHHLLKIWIDLYPIDYTDRKKSFSTVVFSLLVVKTVVFTGATLLATKLNLIEPLLVLVIGMTVSYVYSFVLLHRKRNNHV; encoded by the coding sequence ATGAATAGTATTCAGGAATTATGGGGTAAACGAGTCAAAGAATACTGGAATATGGCCATCCGCTATTTGCGTTTGATTGGAAACAGTGGCTTTTTATTCGCTATTTATATTGCGATTATTGCCGGAAGTTATTATTATAGTGAATTATTAAAATGGCTACCGGAGTTGTTTCCAGCAACGAGTTTTTTAGCGGTTGTTACAGCCCTTCTTTTAACAAGAAGTCGGTTACGGTCGTTTATAAAAGAAGGAGATCTTGTATTTTTATCACCTATAGAAGGAAAGCTAGCCGCTTATTTTCGAGCTTCCTATTACTATTCTTTAATTTTACAAAGTTTTGTTATTGTACTAGTCGTCGTCCTATTAACACCGCTCTATCGCCATTTTATCTTAGATGATGGTAAGTCAATTTTGTTTGTGCTTGTTATTTTGATTATTAGTAAGGCATGGAACCTATTAGCGCAGTGGGAAGAGAGTAGACTATTATTCACAAGTGGCCGTTTCAATCATATGCTTGGTAGGTTTCTAATTAATGTTACTTTGACCTATTTACTGTTTGCGGGTGCCACTATTTATTTTTTAATTGCCATCTTTTTAATTAAAGGGCTATTATTGTTTTTTTACTATCAACATCTAAAGAGACAGCATAGTTTGAAATGGGAGTTCTTAATTGAAACTGAAGAACGAATGGTGATGTCGTTTTATCGAATCGCTAATATGTTTACAGACGTACCGAAATTGAGTACAAAAGTAAGTAGACGAAAACCGTGGAGTTTGATACCTAATTTACTATCGCTTGATCAAAAGTCTACTTTTAAATATTTATATCTGAAGTCTTTTACAAGAGCAAATGATTATTTTGGCGTCTATGTACGCTTATTACTTATTGGGATTGTATTTGTCTTTTATGTCCAATTTGACTTTGGAAAGGTATTTATTTCAATACTCTTCTTGTACATGTCAGCACTCCAATTATCAACACTTTGGAATCACCATTTATTAAAAATTTGGATCGATTTGTATCCAATTGATTACACAGACAGAAAAAAATCGTTTAGTACTGTTGTATTTTCTTTATTAGTTGTAAAAACGGTCGTATTCACTGGAGCAACACTTTTAGCAACCAAGCTAAATCTGATTGAACCTTTACTTGTTTTAGTGATTGGGATGACGGTTAGTTATGTATATTCTTTTGTCCTCTTACATAGAAAAAGAAATAATCATGTTTAA
- a CDS encoding ABC transporter ATP-binding protein — MSKLLELDRVSGGYHKGKPVLHEISLSVNKGEIVGLIGLNGAGKSTTIKHILGLMEAQKGEIRINGKRFLDEPNEYRRSYSYIPETPILYEDLTLQEHLNVTAMAYGLTEAELKERSAHLLKEFRMEKMLNWFPGHFSKGMRQKVMIMCAFLLYPPLYIVDEPFIGLDPIAIKSLLNHIVDMKESGAGILMSTHILSTAERYCDRFIMLHHGKIIVEGTLEELRMKTNMPNAALDDIYIEITKED, encoded by the coding sequence ATGAGTAAATTATTAGAGTTAGATCGGGTTAGTGGTGGCTACCATAAAGGGAAACCAGTTTTGCACGAGATCTCTCTTTCAGTAAATAAAGGTGAGATCGTTGGGTTAATTGGCTTAAATGGAGCAGGAAAGAGTACAACAATTAAACACATCTTAGGCTTAATGGAAGCGCAAAAAGGTGAAATTCGTATTAATGGAAAAAGATTTCTTGATGAGCCCAATGAATATCGTCGCTCATATTCTTACATACCTGAAACGCCAATACTTTACGAGGATTTAACATTGCAGGAGCATTTAAATGTTACAGCAATGGCTTATGGACTAACAGAAGCAGAGTTAAAGGAAAGAAGCGCTCATTTATTGAAGGAATTTCGCATGGAGAAAATGTTAAATTGGTTTCCAGGACACTTTTCCAAGGGAATGCGGCAAAAAGTAATGATTATGTGCGCTTTCTTACTATATCCACCTCTTTATATCGTAGATGAACCATTCATTGGCCTAGACCCTATTGCTATTAAATCATTACTAAATCATATCGTGGACATGAAAGAAAGTGGAGCGGGGATTTTAATGTCTACCCACATTCTTTCAACAGCAGAAAGATACTGTGATCGCTTTATTATGCTTCATCATGGAAAAATCATTGTAGAAGGTACGTTAGAGGAGTTAAGGATGAAAACAAACATGCCTAATGCTGCTTTAGACGATATCTACATTGAGATAACAAAGGAAGATTAA
- a CDS encoding long-chain-fatty-acid--CoA ligase yields MHVPLVVTDFLDRAVALYGDKVAVIDEHKTITYRELNERVNQLSYGLANLGVQKGDKVAYLAPNTLEMLEGFYGVFQLGAVMVPLNIRLQPHDYTFILNHSESKILLVDQDLLHLIEPIVPELKSIEKILVHNCKTEESHFTNYDVWLSQYENLDYPRAIVEEEDVASLLYTSGTTGNPKGVMLTHRNNYLHALTTMHHLRVSDRDTLLHILPMFHVNGWGSPFYYTANGATQVMLRKASPENIFAKIQKYGVTIAHMAPTVLNTLLEYHKQFQPKIEQNMRVVIAGSAPPPAFVGRVEENLGWEFIQVYGMTEISPLVTTSQIRCQHLDLPKEDIYRLKAKAGYSMIGCKVKVINDEGIEVAKNGQEIGEIVTRSHGVMKGYWKNDEATMETIRNGWLHTGDMATVDERGYIDIVDRKKDVIISGGENISSIEVEGVLYEHPAVLEAAVVSIPHEKWGEVPHAVIVKREGYTVSEAEILTFCRGKLAHFKAPKSVSFAKELPKTASGKIQKVHIRKEFWKTDRLVN; encoded by the coding sequence ATGCATGTGCCATTAGTAGTTACAGACTTTCTAGACCGAGCGGTCGCTCTGTATGGAGATAAGGTTGCTGTTATTGATGAACATAAAACAATTACTTACCGTGAATTAAATGAACGAGTAAATCAACTTTCCTATGGATTAGCAAATTTAGGAGTGCAAAAGGGGGATAAAGTTGCTTACTTAGCACCTAACACATTGGAAATGTTGGAAGGGTTTTATGGTGTTTTTCAATTAGGTGCTGTAATGGTTCCTTTAAATATCCGCCTACAACCACATGATTATACATTTATTTTAAACCATAGCGAAAGCAAGATTTTGTTAGTTGATCAAGATCTACTCCATTTAATTGAACCTATCGTACCTGAACTTAAATCGATTGAAAAAATTCTTGTCCATAACTGTAAGACTGAAGAGAGTCACTTTACCAATTATGATGTATGGCTAAGTCAGTACGAAAACCTAGATTATCCCCGAGCCATCGTTGAAGAAGAAGATGTAGCAAGCTTGTTATATACGAGTGGTACAACTGGTAATCCAAAAGGTGTAATGCTAACACATCGTAATAACTATTTACATGCGTTAACGACGATGCATCATTTACGAGTTTCCGATCGTGATACTTTATTGCACATTTTGCCAATGTTTCACGTAAACGGGTGGGGTTCTCCATTTTATTACACAGCTAATGGTGCAACCCAGGTTATGCTTCGTAAAGCTTCGCCTGAAAACATTTTTGCAAAAATTCAAAAATATGGTGTCACAATTGCCCATATGGCACCAACAGTTCTTAATACATTACTTGAATATCATAAACAATTTCAACCGAAAATTGAGCAAAATATGCGAGTCGTTATTGCAGGCTCTGCTCCACCTCCAGCGTTTGTTGGTAGAGTTGAAGAAAACTTAGGCTGGGAGTTCATTCAAGTGTATGGAATGACGGAAATTTCACCGTTAGTAACAACTTCGCAAATTCGTTGCCAGCATCTTGATTTGCCTAAAGAAGACATTTACCGTCTAAAAGCAAAAGCAGGTTACTCTATGATTGGTTGTAAGGTGAAGGTAATTAACGATGAAGGTATTGAAGTAGCTAAAAATGGTCAAGAAATTGGTGAAATTGTTACTCGTTCCCATGGAGTCATGAAAGGTTATTGGAAAAATGACGAAGCAACAATGGAGACCATTCGTAATGGTTGGCTTCATACAGGCGATATGGCTACTGTCGATGAACGCGGTTACATTGACATCGTTGATCGAAAAAAGGATGTCATTATTAGTGGTGGAGAAAACATTTCCTCTATTGAAGTAGAAGGGGTACTATATGAGCACCCAGCTGTATTAGAAGCCGCGGTAGTTTCCATCCCACATGAAAAATGGGGAGAAGTACCACATGCCGTCATCGTTAAGAGAGAAGGCTATACTGTGAGTGAAGCAGAAATCCTAACATTTTGTCGTGGAAAGCTAGCCCATTTTAAAGCACCGAAATCCGTTTCATTTGCAAAGGAGTTACCAAAAACAGCATCTGGAAAAATTCAAAAAGTTCATATCCGTAAAGAATTTTGGAAAACAGACCGGTTAGTAAACTAA
- a CDS encoding HIT family protein, with protein MSNHDNCIFCKIVNGDIPIAKVYENEHVLAFLDISQVSKGHTLVIPKLHQENIFELKPETAKEVFGVVPKIANAIKEAFQPLGLNIVNNNGKAAGQTVFHYHLHLIPRYGKGDGFGAVWKDHSSQYTAEALQTIAKEISSSLK; from the coding sequence ATGTCTAACCATGACAACTGTATTTTTTGTAAAATAGTAAATGGAGATATTCCAATAGCAAAAGTGTATGAAAACGAACATGTCCTTGCCTTTCTCGATATAAGTCAAGTTTCAAAAGGACATACCCTTGTAATCCCTAAACTCCATCAAGAAAATATTTTTGAATTGAAACCTGAAACTGCTAAGGAAGTGTTCGGTGTAGTTCCTAAGATCGCTAATGCTATTAAAGAAGCTTTTCAACCACTCGGTCTTAATATTGTAAATAATAATGGTAAAGCTGCTGGACAAACTGTTTTCCACTATCATTTACACCTTATTCCTCGATACGGAAAAGGAGATGGGTTTGGCGCAGTTTGGAAGGACCATAGTAGCCAGTACACAGCTGAAGCTCTGCAGACAATCGCAAAAGAAATTTCATCTTCTCTTAAATAA
- the serC gene encoding 3-phosphoserine/phosphohydroxythreonine transaminase, whose protein sequence is MKRAYNFNAGPSALPLEVLQQAQEELLNYNETGMSVMELSHRSNEFENVHNEAQSLLKQLLNIPDTYEVLFLQGGASLQFSMIPMNFLNDEQIGNYVLTGVWSEKALKEAKILGRSTAIAASSKETNYDRIPDLSELNLTPDDGYLHITSSNTIFGTQWREFPRVKGDLLIADMSSDILSKPLPIENFAMLYAGAQKNLGPSGVTVVIIRKDLLATVPSHQIPTVLRYDTHSKNNSLYNTPPTFSIYMLNKVLQWVKDRGGVAEIAKTNELKAALIYDVIDESNGFYKGHAVKNSRSLMNITFNLQSEDLSKKFLSEAKEAGFVGLNGHRSVGGCRASTYNAVPYEACKALQQFMLNFKQENQ, encoded by the coding sequence GTGAAAAGAGCTTATAATTTTAATGCTGGGCCTTCTGCATTACCTTTGGAGGTCTTACAACAAGCACAAGAAGAATTATTAAACTATAATGAAACTGGAATGTCTGTCATGGAGCTAAGTCATCGAAGTAACGAATTTGAAAACGTTCATAACGAAGCCCAAAGCTTATTAAAACAACTTCTTAATATTCCTGATACTTATGAGGTTCTCTTTTTACAAGGGGGGGCTAGTTTACAGTTTTCAATGATCCCGATGAACTTTTTAAATGATGAACAAATAGGTAATTACGTTTTAACTGGTGTTTGGTCAGAAAAGGCATTAAAGGAAGCGAAAATATTAGGTCGTTCGACTGCCATTGCTGCTAGTTCAAAAGAAACAAATTATGATCGCATTCCAGATTTATCCGAATTGAATTTAACCCCTGACGATGGGTATTTGCACATTACGTCCAGTAATACAATATTCGGTACCCAATGGAGGGAATTCCCAAGAGTAAAAGGTGATTTGTTAATCGCTGATATGTCCAGTGATATCTTAAGTAAACCTTTGCCAATTGAGAACTTTGCCATGCTTTATGCAGGCGCTCAAAAAAATTTAGGACCGTCTGGAGTAACTGTTGTGATCATTCGGAAAGACTTACTTGCAACTGTTCCAAGTCACCAAATACCGACAGTACTACGTTATGATACACATTCAAAAAATAACTCCTTATACAACACACCACCAACTTTTTCTATTTATATGTTGAACAAAGTATTGCAATGGGTTAAGGACCGTGGTGGAGTAGCAGAAATAGCAAAAACAAATGAATTAAAAGCCGCGCTTATTTATGATGTCATTGATGAAAGTAATGGATTTTACAAAGGGCATGCAGTTAAAAATAGTCGTTCACTTATGAACATTACTTTTAATTTACAAAGTGAAGACCTTAGTAAGAAGTTTTTATCAGAAGCAAAAGAGGCAGGATTTGTTGGCCTAAATGGACACCGCTCAGTTGGTGGTTGCCGAGCATCAACATACAATGCAGTTCCTTATGAAGCATGTAAAGCACTTCAACAGTTTATGCTAAACTTTAAGCAGGAAAATCAATAA
- a CDS encoding YtxH domain-containing protein codes for MVKKMSGKSLFYGFITGSIIGGAITLLSTPKSGDEVQKLLVSNVNNLMHSLSNVKEKTVQLKSQVESVAKEGASTIKTVSTDVKNSISEWKRDVEPTMNDIQKSIQELHETIDQLENEIKRPLS; via the coding sequence ATGGTGAAAAAAATGAGTGGAAAATCTTTATTTTACGGATTTATAACAGGAAGCATTATTGGCGGTGCAATTACGTTGTTATCTACTCCAAAGTCTGGGGATGAAGTGCAAAAATTATTAGTTAGTAACGTTAATAACCTCATGCACTCACTTTCTAATGTAAAAGAAAAAACGGTACAACTTAAAAGTCAAGTTGAATCAGTTGCTAAAGAAGGAGCTTCAACAATAAAAACAGTTTCCACAGACGTGAAAAATTCAATTTCAGAGTGGAAAAGGGATGTTGAACCTACAATGAACGATATTCAAAAAAGCATACAGGAACTTCATGAAACAATTGATCAACTTGAGAATGAAATTAAGAGACCATTATCCTAA
- a CDS encoding HTH-type transcriptional regulator Hpr, with the protein MDKNAPYSIKQSIIFAHKVAQLSKALWKSTEKDWQNWIKPFNLNINEHHILLIAYQLEGASISDIAKFGVMHVSTAFNFSKKLEERGLLTFSKKQNDKRNTYVYLTSEGEKLLQDTLEVYDPKSTGIYEGSLPIKELYGKFPEFSEVMTIVRHIYGPDFMLIFEKTLEKMEADFTEENGKLVAKPNVSLKSETN; encoded by the coding sequence ATGGATAAGAATGCGCCATACTCCATTAAACAGTCAATAATATTTGCTCATAAAGTTGCCCAATTAAGCAAAGCTTTATGGAAATCCACTGAAAAGGATTGGCAAAACTGGATTAAGCCGTTCAATTTAAATATTAATGAACATCATATTCTGTTAATTGCTTATCAGCTTGAAGGAGCTTCCATTTCAGATATCGCAAAATTTGGAGTTATGCACGTTTCTACTGCATTTAACTTCTCAAAGAAGTTGGAAGAAAGAGGTCTATTAACTTTTTCGAAGAAGCAAAACGATAAGCGAAATACTTACGTTTATTTAACTAGTGAGGGTGAAAAGTTACTTCAAGATACATTAGAAGTGTACGATCCTAAAAGCACTGGGATTTACGAAGGTTCATTACCTATTAAAGAATTATATGGAAAATTTCCAGAATTCTCAGAAGTAATGACAATTGTTAGACATATTTACGGTCCAGATTTTATGTTGATCTTTGAAAAGACTCTGGAAAAAATGGAAGCAGACTTTACTGAGGAAAATGGAAAATTAGTGGCAAAACCTAACGTTAGCCTAAAGAGCGAAACAAACTAA
- a CDS encoding DUF1878 family protein: protein MESNEEKLQRLEFYQEILLTVMNNAYPFYALIINNELSKSEVEDIYLLCTKLNNELKKQKEEGFVTFLPLLTHFVGMLNYKLEPHETIDALYEQNIYRDLMAELKKIIRNP, encoded by the coding sequence ATGGAATCTAATGAAGAAAAACTACAACGACTAGAATTTTATCAGGAAATTCTTCTTACAGTAATGAATAACGCCTACCCGTTTTATGCCCTTATTATAAATAATGAACTCTCAAAAAGTGAGGTGGAGGACATTTACCTGCTTTGTACAAAGTTGAATAATGAATTAAAAAAACAAAAAGAAGAGGGGTTTGTGACATTCCTCCCTCTTCTTACACATTTTGTTGGTATGCTCAATTATAAGTTAGAGCCACATGAAACGATTGATGCACTTTATGAGCAAAATATTTACCGTGACCTGATGGCAGAATTAAAAAAAATCATTAGAAATCCTTAG
- a CDS encoding DDE-type integrase/transposase/recombinase, whose translation MLPQIITYLLTFINYQEQVIRTLLTLLIGKSMFDKPTEAPVNKPYRKLQVDDLPIIEVPQKLDFRLLLSEHLETKGKPLKPVQRRSKSTPVPLSMKCPTCGAPADYLYANNGAKGQYQCKVCSCLFSEKNRYLKEAILKCPHCSKTLEKVKERKDFHVYKCKNDACSYYQQKRNAMTQKEKNRFKEDPQAFKLRYIYRQFHIDFQPLAKHSPKRPRVDLSRIYVSPHTLGLILTYHVNYGLSARKTAALMKDVHGVSISHQSILNYENSVALWLKPYIDHYPYELSDQFCGDETYIRVNGRWHYLFFFFDAVKKVILSYPVSPNRDTATAIKAIDEVLLKLRKIPENLTFVVDGNPIYLLAQHFFAQHQIPFEVIQVIGLTNEDEVSKEYRPLKQIIERLNRTFKGNYRSTHGFGSEHGSVSFVTLFVAYFNFLRPHSALEGKVPVTLPELDKLPNMPARWTTLIGLAQDWISKQTA comes from the coding sequence TTGTTACCTCAAATTATAACCTATTTACTTACTTTTATAAACTACCAAGAACAAGTCATTCGAACATTGCTTACCCTACTAATCGGGAAAAGCATGTTTGATAAACCGACTGAAGCTCCAGTTAATAAACCTTATCGCAAGCTTCAAGTTGATGATCTACCGATCATTGAAGTTCCCCAAAAACTAGATTTTAGACTTTTATTATCTGAACACCTGGAGACTAAGGGGAAGCCTCTCAAACCAGTACAAAGACGATCGAAGTCAACACCCGTTCCTTTATCAATGAAATGTCCTACGTGTGGTGCTCCAGCAGATTACTTGTATGCGAACAATGGAGCGAAAGGACAATATCAATGTAAGGTGTGTTCGTGCCTTTTCAGTGAGAAAAACCGTTATCTCAAGGAAGCAATCCTGAAATGCCCTCACTGTTCAAAAACACTCGAAAAAGTGAAGGAAAGAAAAGACTTCCATGTGTACAAGTGTAAAAACGACGCTTGTTCTTATTACCAACAGAAACGTAATGCGATGACTCAAAAAGAGAAAAATCGGTTCAAAGAAGATCCTCAAGCCTTTAAACTTCGCTATATTTACCGCCAGTTTCACATTGATTTTCAACCATTAGCGAAGCATTCACCAAAGAGACCGAGAGTTGATCTATCAAGAATTTATGTGTCTCCACATACGCTTGGACTGATTTTGACTTATCACGTCAATTATGGACTTTCAGCCCGTAAAACAGCAGCGTTGATGAAAGATGTACATGGTGTATCAATTTCTCATCAAAGCATTTTAAATTACGAAAATAGTGTGGCATTGTGGTTGAAACCTTATATTGATCACTATCCTTACGAGCTTTCAGATCAATTCTGTGGTGACGAAACATACATCCGCGTAAATGGCCGTTGGCATTACCTGTTTTTCTTTTTTGATGCCGTGAAGAAAGTCATTCTCTCTTATCCTGTGTCACCCAATCGAGATACAGCTACGGCTATTAAAGCGATAGACGAAGTGTTGTTAAAGCTTAGGAAAATCCCAGAAAACCTAACTTTCGTTGTCGATGGCAATCCCATTTACTTATTAGCACAACACTTTTTTGCCCAGCATCAAATCCCGTTTGAGGTGATTCAGGTAATTGGCTTAACCAACGAAGACGAGGTATCAAAGGAATATCGACCTCTCAAACAAATTATCGAGCGGCTAAATCGTACCTTTAAAGGAAACTATCGATCCACTCATGGTTTCGGGTCAGAACATGGTTCTGTTTCTTTTGTGACCTTGTTCGTTGCTTACTTTAACTTTCTAAGACCACATTCAGCTTTAGAAGGGAAAGTACCAGTAACGCTTCCTGAGCTAGATAAGC